The Streptomyces durmitorensis genome contains the following window.
GACGGCCGCGCCTCCATCACCGGCAAGGTGCCCGCGGGCTACGTCTACGTGGACGGGATGACCGTCGGCGGTGTCAACGAAGCCTCGCTGAAGGACCGGCTCACGCTGGCCGAGGAGGGCGTCGTCACCGTGGTCGCCATCGTCGATGCCGACACGGGCGCGCTCGCCGAGGCCCCCGATTTCCTGGCCCGCGGCTTCGTCCACGACGAGACCACCTTCGAGTCCGTCATCCCGGTGATCGAGAAGACTCTGGCAACCGCCGCCGAGGAAGGGGTCGGCGACGCCCACCAGCTGGAGCAGCTCATCGCTCGGGCCGTGGCGAACTGGGCGTACCGCACACACCGCCGCAGGCCCCTGATCATCCCGGTCATCATCGACGCCTGAGCGAGCCATACTCTTGGCCGTCGTCGTCGGCCGTACGAGCGTCATGAGCGGGGGAGTTCAATGAGCGGGGAGAAGGGCGGGGGTCTCACGGGCCGGGCCGCCGTGGAAGAGCGGTTCCGGCAGGACTGGGGGCTCGAACTGCCGGAATCGATCTTCCAGTTCTGGGAGTTCCTGGGATCTCTCGGCCCGGACGGGGAGCGGGCGCTCCAGGACCTGGACGTGAGCCCGGTCGGCATCCTGGACCTGTTCGCGGACCCGGGTCTGCGGCCGAGGGACGGCATCGACGTCCGGGTGCACGGTCGCTACTACCGCGATCCGCCGGAGTTCGTGACCTTCCTGCACGGCGGCTCCGACGGTCTGCACCACGGCCTGTGGTTCGACGACGGCCGCACCTGCAGTGGTGTCGCCTCCTACTACAACAACGACGGCGGCGGCATCGACACGCGTGCCAAGACCCCGCTCGAAGCGGTGCGGGCGATCCTCGAACGCTGCTGGCGCGACCTCGACGACGACGTGCAGGACGACGACGAGGTGTCGGCCCGGCGCTCGCGCCTGGGCCTGCTGCGCGATGCGCTGACCGCCGTCGAGACGGGTGAGCGCACCGAGACGGGCCTCGCCTACTCCAGGGCGTACGACACGGCCGTCCCGCCCGTGGACCCCGACCGGATCACCACGCTCGACGGCGCGGGCGCACTCGCGTCGGGCGATTCCGCGCTGGGCCGCCCTGCCCACAACGGGGCCGACGAGTACAAGTTCGCGACGTACATGTACGGCATGTTCGACGACGCCGAGGCTCTGGGGGAGTCCCTGGACGAAGCCCGCCGCCGCTGCTCGGCGGGCGACCCGACGGAGGCCCTTCTGCTGGGCCGCGACCTGCACTGGGCCTCCGCGGGCGACCCGGAGCGCGAGGCGCTGGCGAACGAACTCCTCGTCACGGCCTATCGCGCGCTGGGCCGCCCCGGGCTCGCGCAGACGGCGGACGCCCACCATCGGCACCGTTCTCTGCCGCAGGTGGACGTCCTGGAGACGAACAGGGATCAGGTCTAGTACGGGCCGTTCACGTTGTCGATCGAGCCGTACCGGTCGGCCGCGTAGTTGCAGGCGGCGGTGATGTTGGCGACCGGGTCGAAGCTGTCCAGCGACGTCCCGGGCACGTGGTACGCGGAGAACGTGGGGGCGATGACCTGCAGGAGCCCCTTGGAGGGAGTTCCGGCGGTGGCGTTGGAGTCCCAGTTGTTGATGGCCAGCGGGTTGCCGGAGGACTCGCGCATGACGTTGCGGTGGATGCCCTCGTAGGAGCCGGGGATGCCGCGCTCGGCCATGATGTCGAGCGACTCCTTGATCCAGCCGTCGAGGTTGTTGGCGTAGGACTTCTTCGCCGGGGCGGCTGCGGGCTCGACCGCGTCCTTGCGCTCGGAGCGGTCCGCCCGCTCGCCGGATGCCTTGGAGGGCTTGCCCGAGTCCTCCTTGTCGAGGGTGAGCCGGACACCGGGGCGAATCAGCTTCGGGTCGTCGCCGAGGGCGCTGCGGTTGTCCTCGTACAGCTTCTTCCAGCTGCCGCTCACGGAGTGCTCTCGGGCGATCTTGGAGAGGGTGTCGCCCGCGACGACGACGTAGGTCTTCGGGGCCGCGGCGGGCTTGGCGGCCGCGGCCGCCTCCGCCGCGCCGGCGGTGGTCGCGCCGAGCACCGGGAGAACGAGCACGGCCCCGCCCGTCCCTGCGGCGGCGATACCCCGGGTGAGCGAGCTGGACTTGGGACGGCGGTGCTTTCCCTTTGCAGGCATGACGAATTTCCTCTCCGTCGCCTACGAGGTGAGCTGTCGGGTTCGGACGGGAGGTGTCCGGTCGCACTGCAAAGGCGACTTCACCCCGAGCCGTTCCGGAATCCGGATCGGCGGCTTACCTGGGTCCCCCGCTCCTGCCGGGCGTATGTGAGTGGGTGGAGGGTTTCCGGACAGCGGCAGGATTCGGCGTTCCATCCGGATTGACGGTGACGTTAGGCGAGAAAGACCGGACAGAACAAGGCCAGAATTCAAATAGAAATGTGCGAGGCTCCGGCCGCCGGTGACCGGAGCCTGTTGCCCTCTTTGATCGAAAACCCCAACTTTCTTTGCGTGGAACGGAAATGTGCTCACCGGCTCCCGCTGGCGCGGCCGCCGGTGTGACCCGTTTCACTGAATTGGGGACACCTGCATATACTCCGTCAATGGCATAAAGGAGTGGCTTTCTAACTCAAAGATGGACATATTGCGGATGCTGCTCTTCGTGCCAAAAGCGGGCGTATCGCCATCAATGACATCCTGATCGCCCCAGGTGGGGGCCGACGGCGGTTCATGGGCGGGTGGTGATCGGCCGTCGCTTCCGTGGTCTATTTCCGTTTGGCCAAACGCCGTTGGGGCGGCCCCAAGGAGGGGCCGCCCCAACGGCGTGCAGTGGCACAGGTGTTAATGCTTGCCGATGTCCTTGGTCTTTTCCTTGGCCTCGCGCGCGTCGCCCTTCATCTGCAGGGCGTGACCCTTGGCGGTGAGGCTTTCATTGCCCACCGCGCGTCCGATGGCCTGCGCGGCTGCGCCGCCGGCCTGTTCGGTCTTCGCCTTGGCCTTCTCGTTGGCGGTCATGGTCCGCTCACGCTCCCTTGGCATCGACGTCATGTGCTGTCGGTACGTCTGGCCGCTCAGCTGTCCGCCAAACATCGTGACCGCGATCGGGATCGGATCCCTTCAACCAATGCGGGAAACAGGCATCTTGTGTGTTTGCGTGGCGGGGATGGGAGCACACGGTCGTCTGGAGGTTGATAACAATGGTTCCCCTTATCGTGGTACTTCTTCTGGCCCTGCTCCTCTTCGGTGCGGGATTCGCGCTGAAGGCGTTGTGGTGGGTCGCGGTCATCCTGCTGGTGGTGTGGCTGCTCGGCTTCGTGATCAGGCCCGCTGCAAGCGGCGGCCGCAAGGGCCGCTGGTACAGATGGTGACGCGCACCTGAATGCGACAACACGGTGACGCGCACCTGAGTGCGACAACGCGGTGACGCGCATCTGAGTGCGCCAACCCAGAGCGGCGCGGCGCCACGGGCGGTGGCGTGCGTGCCTGAGGGTGGGCCCGGCCTGGGACGGCCGGGCCCACCCCTTCGCCGTTTTCCGGCACGCTCCCTCGCTACGCCGAAGACCGTGCTCCCAGCCGTCCGTTGGCCCGGGGCGACGCGGTGCGTGGCCTGGGGGTCAGGGCCGCGCGCAGCGCCGGGGCGAGGACATGGCGGGCCTCGGACGGGGTGAGGCTGGCGGGAGTGGGGAGCGGGTTGAGGTAGCGGGTGTAGATCAGGCCGCCGAGGATCGTCGTCACGGCGGTGGCGCGGGCGGTCGCGTCCTGGCCGCCGAGAAATTCAACAAGCCGGGCCAGCAACTCGCGTTCCAGGTATTCACGGATCACCTCGGCGGCCTCGTCGCCCTGGGCGGTGAGCGTCAGGAAATCGGCGTCCTCCCACAGCCCCGTCACCGCGTCGATCAGACGCTCGGGAAGGGTGGTCGGGTCGCCGCCGAGGACATGGTCCACCGTCAGCGCGTTGGCGCACTGGAACTGCATCACATCCGCGAACAGCCCCTTCTTCGAGCCGAAGTGGTAGGAGATCAGCGCCGGATCGACTCCGGCGGCTCCTGCCACCGCGCGCAGAGTGGTGCGCCGGTAGCCGCGCTCCAAGAACAGCGCACGGGCGGCCGAGACGATCGACTCACGGGTCGGCGGATTGCCGCGGGGACGGCCTCGCGTGCGGGCTGGAGCAGAGGCTTCGTTATTCATCAGCGTTGAGCCTGCGCACACGGATCGGGACAGTCAAGGGCATTCCAGGAACCCACGAAGGGATGTCCCGACACCATGCGCATCGCAGTCGTCGGCGCCAACGGACCGACCGGCCGCCACCTCACCGACCAAGCCATCGCCGCCGGCCACGAGGTCGTCGCCGTGACCCGCCGCCCCGGCTCACTCACCCCGCGACCCGCCCTCACCGTGGCCGTCGCCGACGCCACCGACCCGGCAGCCGTCGACGCCGCGATCGGCGGGACGGATGCCGTCCTCTCCGCGCTGGGCGCACGATTCAGCAAGGAGGCCGTCACCACGTACTCGGCGAGCGCCAAGGCCATCACCGAGGCCATGGCGGGCCACGGCATCAAGCGCCTGCTCGCCGTCAGCTCCAGCATCGCCGACCCGAACTGGCGCCCCGCCGGCGCGCACTTCTTCAACCACGTGCTCGACCCACTGGTGAACCGACGGCTCGGCCGCACCCTCCACGAGGACATGCGCCGCATGGAAGCCGTGATCCGGGAGACCGACCTCGACTGGACCCTCGTCCGGCCGTCGGGCCTCTTCGAGCACTCCGTCGTCACGGATTACCACACGGCCGACACCAGCGCGGACGGCGTCTTCACCGCACGCACCGACCTCGCGGCGAGCATGCTGCGCGAGCTGGAGGAGCGGGAGTACGTCCACCGGGCCATGGGTGTGATCACCACGGCCGTGAAGCCGAACATCGCCAAGCTGATCTGGAACGAAGGCGTGAAGAAGAAGTGAGCCGGGCAGCCGAACTCCCGGCCACCGCACGGGCGTTCCTCGCTCGCCCCCACGCGGCCACCCTCACCACCCTGCGCCCCGACGGCACACCGCACGTCACCCCCGTTCGCTTCACCTTCGACGCTGCCGCAGGCCTGGCCCGGGTGACCACGCGGGCGGGGGCCCGCAAGGCCCGCAACGTGACGGCGGGTGGCCCGATGGCCCGTGTCGCGCTCTGCCAGGCGGACGGTTTCCGGTGGCTCACCCTCGAAGGCCGGGCCGCCGTGACCGACGATCCCGTGTGCCTGGCCGAAGCGGTTCGCCGCTACACCGTCCGCTACCGCGCGGCCCCGCCCGCCCCGCCGGACCTGGCCGTCATCGAGATCACCGTCGAACGCGCCCTGAGCCTCAACCTCTGACTCCTGCGCCGGACTCCCTGCGCCGGACTCCCTGCGCCTGACTCCCCGCGCCGGACTCCCTGCGCCTGACTCCCCGTGTCTGACCCCCTCCCTCCGACCCCTGCCCTGAAAGCGAAGTGACCCCGCGATGCCCACCCTCCCCGTCCTTGGATCCACCCTCCACTACCGGGAGTCCGGCGACCCCGACGGGCTGCCGTTCGTCTTCCTCCACGGCAACCCCACCTCCTCCCACCTGTGGCGGAACGTCCTGCCAGGTGTGGCCGCGCCCGGCCGCCGCCTCCTGGCTCCCGACCTCATCGGCATGGGCGAATCCGGTAAGCCCGACCTCGCCTACTCCTTCGACGACCACGCCCGCCATCTCGACGCCTGGTTCGACGCCCTCGGCCTTGCCGAGGCCGTCCTCGTCGGCCACGACTGGGGCGGCGCGCTCGCCTTCGACCGCGCCGCACGCCTCCCGGGTCGCGTCCGTGGCATCGCGTTCACCGAGACGATCGTCAAACCGCTGGTCGGTGACGAATTCCCTTCGGCCGGAAGGGAGTTGTTCACGCTTCTGCGCACCCCCGGCGTGGGCGAGGAGATGATCCTGGAGAATTCGCTGTTCATCGAGGGCTTGCCGGACACGCTCGCCACCCCGCTCGACCCCGCGGACCTGGATGTCTACCGCCGCCCCTTCCCGACCCCGCACAGCCGCCGCCCGGTACTGGCGTGGACCCGCATGATGCCGCTGGACGCCGAACCCGCCGACGTCGTGGCCCGCATCGAACGCTACGACGCCTGGCTGGCCGCCAGCCCCGAAGTCCCCAAGCTGCTGGCCGCATTCGAACCGGGACCGGGCGCGATGACCGACCAGGGAGCCGTCGCCTGGTGCGAGGGACACATCGCGGGCCTGGAGGTCTCCCGCCACGGCCTCGCCGGCCACCACTCCCCGGAGGACCGCCCCGAAGAGCTGGCCTCGGCGATCAACGGCTGGGCCGCCCGCCACGGCCTGGAGCGCACATAGGGACACGCCGGCACGCCACCCCAGCTCAACCGCCTGAT
Protein-coding sequences here:
- a CDS encoding ADP-ribosylation family protein — encoded protein: MSGEKGGGLTGRAAVEERFRQDWGLELPESIFQFWEFLGSLGPDGERALQDLDVSPVGILDLFADPGLRPRDGIDVRVHGRYYRDPPEFVTFLHGGSDGLHHGLWFDDGRTCSGVASYYNNDGGGIDTRAKTPLEAVRAILERCWRDLDDDVQDDDEVSARRSRLGLLRDALTAVETGERTETGLAYSRAYDTAVPPVDPDRITTLDGAGALASGDSALGRPAHNGADEYKFATYMYGMFDDAEALGESLDEARRRCSAGDPTEALLLGRDLHWASAGDPEREALANELLVTAYRALGRPGLAQTADAHHRHRSLPQVDVLETNRDQV
- a CDS encoding transglycosylase SLT domain-containing protein, giving the protein MPAKGKHRRPKSSSLTRGIAAAGTGGAVLVLPVLGATTAGAAEAAAAAKPAAAPKTYVVVAGDTLSKIAREHSVSGSWKKLYEDNRSALGDDPKLIRPGVRLTLDKEDSGKPSKASGERADRSERKDAVEPAAAPAKKSYANNLDGWIKESLDIMAERGIPGSYEGIHRNVMRESSGNPLAINNWDSNATAGTPSKGLLQVIAPTFSAYHVPGTSLDSFDPVANITAACNYAADRYGSIDNVNGPY
- a CDS encoding CsbD family protein, which produces MTANEKAKAKTEQAGGAAAQAIGRAVGNESLTAKGHALQMKGDAREAKEKTKDIGKH
- a CDS encoding hydrophobic protein codes for the protein MVPLIVVLLLALLLFGAGFALKALWWVAVILLVVWLLGFVIRPAASGGRKGRWYRW
- a CDS encoding TetR/AcrR family transcriptional regulator, with product MNNEASAPARTRGRPRGNPPTRESIVSAARALFLERGYRRTTLRAVAGAAGVDPALISYHFGSKKGLFADVMQFQCANALTVDHVLGGDPTTLPERLIDAVTGLWEDADFLTLTAQGDEAAEVIREYLERELLARLVEFLGGQDATARATAVTTILGGLIYTRYLNPLPTPASLTPSEARHVLAPALRAALTPRPRTASPRANGRLGARSSA
- a CDS encoding NAD(P)-dependent oxidoreductase produces the protein MRIAVVGANGPTGRHLTDQAIAAGHEVVAVTRRPGSLTPRPALTVAVADATDPAAVDAAIGGTDAVLSALGARFSKEAVTTYSASAKAITEAMAGHGIKRLLAVSSSIADPNWRPAGAHFFNHVLDPLVNRRLGRTLHEDMRRMEAVIRETDLDWTLVRPSGLFEHSVVTDYHTADTSADGVFTARTDLAASMLRELEEREYVHRAMGVITTAVKPNIAKLIWNEGVKKK
- a CDS encoding pyridoxamine 5'-phosphate oxidase family protein, translating into MSRAAELPATARAFLARPHAATLTTLRPDGTPHVTPVRFTFDAAAGLARVTTRAGARKARNVTAGGPMARVALCQADGFRWLTLEGRAAVTDDPVCLAEAVRRYTVRYRAAPPAPPDLAVIEITVERALSLNL
- a CDS encoding haloalkane dehalogenase, whose product is MPTLPVLGSTLHYRESGDPDGLPFVFLHGNPTSSHLWRNVLPGVAAPGRRLLAPDLIGMGESGKPDLAYSFDDHARHLDAWFDALGLAEAVLVGHDWGGALAFDRAARLPGRVRGIAFTETIVKPLVGDEFPSAGRELFTLLRTPGVGEEMILENSLFIEGLPDTLATPLDPADLDVYRRPFPTPHSRRPVLAWTRMMPLDAEPADVVARIERYDAWLAASPEVPKLLAAFEPGPGAMTDQGAVAWCEGHIAGLEVSRHGLAGHHSPEDRPEELASAINGWAARHGLERT